A segment of the Candidatus Andeanibacterium colombiense genome:
GCTGGCTGGTGCTCGATGCCGAGCCCGGCGCGGTGCTGGGCGTGGGCTTCCTCGGGGAGTACGGGACCGAGGACATGCGTGCCGCAGCGCTCGACGGTTCGATCGAGCAAATGCTCTACTGGCATCCGGTCACCGCGGGAGATTTCGTCTATCTGCCAGCCGGTACGGTCCACGCGATCGGCGGCGGGATCAGCCTTGTCGAAGTGCAGCAGAACAACGACGTCACCTATCGCTTCTACGATTACGGCCGCCCGCGTGAGCTGCATCTGGACGAGGCGCTGGCGGTTGCCGAGGGCGCACCGCATAATCCCGCCCTGCGCAGCAAGCTGCCCGGGACCGGGCATCTCTCGCTGGTCAGCGGTCCATGGTTCCGGCTCGACCGCGCCGACGGGCCGCCCGATGCGGACATGGCCGCGCGCTATCAAGGCCCGCTGCTGGCGATTCCGCTGTCGGGCTCGGTGACAGTGGCAGGTGAAGCGGTGCCCCCGGGCGAATGCGCGGCGGCCAGCTCGATCGACGAGATCGCGATCGCCCAAGGCGCGCGCTGCCTGCTGACGCAGCCCTGCGGCTGATCCGGTGATCTCGCACACGATCCAGCTCGCGCTCGCGCCGGTGTTCGTGCTGGTGGCGATCGGCAACATCCTCAACATCCTCGCCCAGCGCTTGAGCCGGGTGGTCGACCGCTCGCGCCTGCTGCAGCAGCGCCACGCCGAGACCAGCGGCTCGGCGCACGATCTGGTGGTGATCGAACTCCGCTTGATCGCGCGCCGCATCGTGCTGATCAGCCGGGCGATCCTGCTGCTGGTGGTCAGCGGTCTGACCATCGGCATGACGGTGGTGGTGCTGTTCCTCGAAGAATTCATGAAGCTCGATCTGCAGCAGGTCGCGGCGGCCGGGTTCATCGTCGCGATCGCTTTGTTGATGACCGCGCTGTGGCACTTCCTGCTCGAAACCCGCACCGCGACCGCCGCGCTGCGGATCCCCGAGGAATATCTCGAGACCCACCGGGAGCTTTAGCCCTTCGGCGGCGCCAGCAATTTCTGGCCCTGCTTCTGCACCGCGCCTTTGACGATCGGTTCGAGGAAGCTCAGCGCGAGCGGCAGGTCGAGTTCGA
Coding sequences within it:
- a CDS encoding class I mannose-6-phosphate isomerase, which produces MSALLSIRRVEKPWGADVLPPPFAAAEGERIGEIWFEPPQGLDALLVKYLFTSDKLSVQVHPGGASGKEECWLVLDAEPGAVLGVGFLGEYGTEDMRAAALDGSIEQMLYWHPVTAGDFVYLPAGTVHAIGGGISLVEVQQNNDVTYRFYDYGRPRELHLDEALAVAEGAPHNPALRSKLPGTGHLSLVSGPWFRLDRADGPPDADMAARYQGPLLAIPLSGSVTVAGEAVPPGECAAASSIDEIAIAQGARCLLTQPCG
- a CDS encoding DUF2721 domain-containing protein — encoded protein: MISHTIQLALAPVFVLVAIGNILNILAQRLSRVVDRSRLLQQRHAETSGSAHDLVVIELRLIARRIVLISRAILLLVVSGLTIGMTVVVLFLEEFMKLDLQQVAAAGFIVAIALLMTALWHFLLETRTATAALRIPEEYLETHREL